The proteins below come from a single Mucilaginibacter mali genomic window:
- a CDS encoding pirin family protein, with product MKKPIERIYSRPARPGMVGDGFRVFNYFPGGGISQQRVSPFLMMDFNAECDFGASDHIRGVDVHPHKGFETVTIAYKGSVAHHDSTGNSGVIHPGDVQWMTAGAGLLHKEYHEENFSKRGGPFEMVQLWVNLPAKDKLTQPKYQAITAAEMGKVNLPGDAGLVNVIAGSFNGNNGPASTFTPVNMFDIKLNAGGELSTTIPASHNTVILVVEGSIEVNGEAAQLHDLVLFKNDGEDISIKATENSVLLLLSGEPINEPIAQYGPFVMNTNRELQEAFEEFQSGKFGSLD from the coding sequence ATGAAAAAGCCGATAGAGCGTATATACAGCCGCCCCGCCCGTCCGGGTATGGTGGGCGATGGTTTCAGGGTGTTTAACTATTTCCCCGGCGGGGGGATCAGTCAGCAAAGGGTTAGCCCTTTCCTGATGATGGATTTTAACGCCGAGTGCGATTTTGGCGCATCCGACCATATCCGTGGCGTAGATGTGCACCCGCACAAAGGTTTCGAAACCGTTACTATTGCCTACAAAGGCAGCGTGGCCCATCACGATAGCACCGGCAACAGCGGTGTGATCCATCCCGGCGATGTACAGTGGATGACCGCCGGCGCCGGCTTGTTACACAAAGAATACCACGAAGAGAATTTCAGCAAGCGCGGCGGCCCCTTCGAGATGGTGCAGCTTTGGGTAAACCTGCCTGCAAAGGATAAGCTGACCCAGCCAAAATACCAGGCCATTACTGCTGCCGAAATGGGTAAGGTAAACCTGCCCGGCGATGCGGGATTGGTAAATGTCATCGCCGGATCGTTCAATGGCAACAATGGCCCGGCCAGCACCTTCACTCCGGTGAACATGTTTGATATCAAACTGAACGCTGGTGGCGAATTAAGTACCACCATCCCTGCCAGCCACAACACCGTAATACTGGTGGTTGAGGGCAGCATTGAAGTAAATGGCGAAGCCGCCCAATTGCACGACCTGGTACTATTTAAAAATGATGGCGAAGACATCAGCATAAAAGCTACCGAAAACAGCGTACTCCTGCTGTTAAGCGGCGAACCGATAAACGAGCCGATAGCCCAATACGGCCCGTTTGTAATGAATACCAACCGCGAACTGCAGGAGGCTTTTGAAGAGTTTCAATCAGGGAAATTTGGGAGTTTGGATTAA
- a CDS encoding (Fe-S)-binding protein: MRVGLFIPCYVDQFYPGAAIATLQLLEKLGVEVVYPANQTCCGQPMANSGFEHLTHGCNELFIKNFDGFDYIVAPSGSCVLHVRDHLHDDKQEDKAKDVRSRVYELTTFLTDVLKVKSLPAKFPHKVGMHQSCHGQRGLHISSMSELVAPSFSKPGSLLAMVEGIEIVPLNRIDECCGFGGTFCVAEEAVSAKMGKDRVDDHLEHGAEYITGVDMSCLMHMEGILKRKGSKVKVLHIAQILNGSPTP; the protein is encoded by the coding sequence ATGCGTGTTGGGTTATTTATCCCCTGTTATGTCGATCAGTTTTACCCCGGTGCAGCCATTGCTACCCTGCAATTGCTGGAGAAATTGGGTGTTGAGGTAGTGTATCCCGCCAACCAGACCTGCTGCGGCCAGCCAATGGCCAATTCGGGTTTCGAGCATCTTACCCATGGCTGTAACGAACTGTTCATAAAAAATTTTGATGGTTTCGATTATATTGTAGCGCCCTCGGGCAGTTGTGTGCTGCACGTGCGCGATCACCTGCACGATGATAAGCAGGAAGATAAAGCTAAAGACGTGCGCAGCCGCGTATACGAGTTGACCACCTTCTTAACCGATGTGCTGAAGGTGAAAAGCCTGCCGGCTAAATTTCCGCATAAGGTGGGGATGCACCAAAGCTGCCACGGGCAGCGAGGCTTGCACATTAGCAGCATGAGCGAACTGGTTGCGCCATCGTTCTCTAAACCGGGCAGCCTGCTGGCCATGGTGGAGGGTATCGAAATCGTCCCCCTTAACCGTATTGATGAATGCTGTGGCTTTGGCGGTACCTTTTGCGTTGCCGAAGAAGCCGTATCGGCCAAAATGGGTAAGGACAGGGTAGACGACCACCTGGAACACGGCGCCGAATATATTACCGGTGTAGATATGAGCTGCCTGATGCACATGGAAGGCATACTGAAGCGCAAGGGCAGCAAAGTGAAAGTGCTGCATATTGCGCAGATATTGAATGGCAGCCCAACCCCCTAA
- a CDS encoding lactate utilization protein B: MHTEGKDHAELADIFNKDEKRVDWHDETLWFIRAKRDKAVHQLPEWEDLRNTASQIKHNVLSNLDKYLVEFEAQAQANGITVHWAADAAEHNRIVHQLIKDEGVTQMVKSKSMLTEECGLNEYLAEHGIEVIDSDLGERIVQLAKEPPSHIVLPCIHKKKGEIGDLFHMYLGTPSGLDDPQQLTEAARIHLRDTFLTRKVALTGVNFAIAETGEFVVCTNEGNADMGAHLANVHIACMGIEKIIPQRKHLSVFLRLLTRSATGQPITTYSSHFKKPREGQQMHLVLVDNGRTVQLGREEFRNSLKCIRCGACMNTCPVYRRSGGHSYHTAVAGPIGSILAPNLDMKKYADLPFASTLCGSCSNVCPVKIDIHDQLYKWRQVLVKEGYAPTVKKVGMQVMTTTLNSPTVYRLAGKMGRIVMKYAPFAVNNGLNPWYKNRDMPEPPKESFGEWYKKNRK, from the coding sequence ATGCATACCGAAGGTAAAGACCACGCCGAACTGGCGGATATATTTAATAAAGACGAAAAACGTGTCGATTGGCACGATGAAACGCTTTGGTTCATCCGCGCAAAGCGCGATAAGGCCGTGCACCAACTGCCCGAATGGGAAGATCTGCGCAACACGGCATCGCAAATAAAGCATAATGTATTATCAAACCTTGATAAATACCTGGTAGAGTTTGAGGCGCAAGCCCAGGCCAACGGTATCACCGTACACTGGGCAGCCGACGCGGCCGAGCATAACCGCATCGTCCATCAATTGATAAAAGACGAGGGCGTTACGCAGATGGTGAAAAGCAAATCGATGCTGACTGAGGAGTGCGGTCTGAACGAATACCTGGCCGAACACGGTATCGAGGTGATCGACTCTGATCTGGGCGAACGTATTGTTCAGCTGGCTAAGGAACCACCAAGCCATATCGTGCTGCCTTGTATCCACAAAAAGAAAGGCGAGATAGGCGACCTGTTCCACATGTATTTGGGGACACCAAGCGGACTGGATGATCCGCAGCAACTGACCGAAGCAGCGCGTATTCACCTGCGCGATACCTTCCTTACCCGTAAAGTAGCCTTAACCGGCGTAAACTTTGCTATTGCCGAAACGGGCGAGTTTGTGGTTTGCACCAACGAAGGTAATGCCGATATGGGCGCGCACCTGGCCAATGTGCATATTGCCTGCATGGGTATCGAGAAGATCATCCCGCAGCGCAAGCACCTAAGTGTTTTTCTACGTTTGTTAACCCGCAGCGCTACAGGGCAGCCTATCACTACCTACTCAAGCCACTTTAAAAAACCGCGCGAGGGGCAGCAGATGCACCTGGTACTGGTTGATAACGGCCGTACGGTACAATTGGGCCGCGAGGAGTTCCGCAACTCGCTGAAATGTATCCGTTGCGGGGCCTGTATGAATACCTGCCCTGTTTATCGCCGTAGTGGCGGGCATAGTTACCATACTGCCGTTGCCGGGCCTATAGGTTCCATATTGGCACCTAACCTGGATATGAAAAAGTATGCCGACCTGCCATTCGCCTCAACATTATGCGGATCATGCTCAAACGTATGCCCGGTGAAGATCGATATCCACGATCAGCTGTATAAATGGCGGCAGGTGCTGGTGAAAGAAGGCTACGCGCCCACCGTTAAAAAGGTAGGCATGCAGGTAATGACCACCACGCTCAACTCGCCGACCGTATACCGCCTGGCAGGTAAAATGGGCCGTATAGTAATGAAATACGCGCCGTTTGCTGTAAACAACGGACTGAACCCATGGTATAAAAACCGTGATATGCCCGAGCCGCCGAAAGAATCGTTCGGGGAGTGGTATAAGAAGAATAGGAAGTAA
- a CDS encoding LutC/YkgG family protein: MTSREKILAAVKQNQPESVPMPDIAFLTGEPVEATEKFVTTLTTIGGRVYRVGSYDEIAAIVKQNYTGGQRIITLIPELAEITTEVFAPQPAAHHLQDVELAVLKAHFGVAENGAVWVTEELLGHRALPFITQHLAVVVNAADIVPTMHQAYARNIDLSYGYGAFIAGPSKTADIEQSLVIGAHGSRSMTVFLMG; encoded by the coding sequence ATGACAAGCAGAGAAAAAATACTCGCCGCGGTTAAGCAGAATCAGCCAGAAAGTGTACCTATGCCGGATATTGCTTTTTTAACGGGCGAACCTGTAGAGGCGACCGAGAAATTTGTTACCACGCTAACCACCATTGGCGGTAGGGTTTACCGTGTAGGCAGCTATGATGAAATAGCGGCTATTGTTAAACAAAATTATACCGGCGGGCAACGCATCATCACCCTGATACCCGAACTGGCTGAAATTACCACCGAAGTTTTCGCCCCGCAACCTGCCGCCCATCATTTGCAGGATGTGGAACTGGCCGTACTAAAGGCCCACTTCGGCGTGGCCGAGAATGGCGCCGTTTGGGTTACCGAGGAACTGTTGGGTCACCGGGCCTTACCTTTTATTACCCAGCATTTGGCCGTAGTAGTTAACGCTGCCGATATTGTACCTACCATGCATCAGGCCTACGCGCGTAATATTGATCTGAGTTATGGCTACGGCGCGTTTATAGCCGGGCCATCCAAAACTGCTGATATCGAACAATCACTGGTCATCGGCGCGCATGGATCGAGGAGTATGACGGTGTTTTTGATGGGGTGA
- a CDS encoding ArsR/SmtB family transcription factor yields MDLKKFERISKALSDPNRVCILQEIKKKNNCLYCTEIHDFVTLAQPSISHHVKQLTDADLIIPQKEGRNLKYTLNEEVLDEYISYLNQFKG; encoded by the coding sequence GTGGACTTAAAAAAATTTGAGCGCATATCCAAGGCGCTTAGCGACCCCAACCGGGTTTGCATTTTGCAGGAGATCAAGAAGAAGAATAACTGCCTGTACTGTACCGAGATACATGATTTCGTCACCCTGGCCCAACCATCCATCTCGCACCACGTAAAGCAGCTTACTGATGCCGACCTGATCATCCCGCAAAAAGAGGGGCGTAACCTTAAATATACGCTGAACGAAGAAGTGCTGGACGAATACATCAGTTACCTTAACCAGTTTAAAGGGTAA
- a CDS encoding efflux RND transporter periplasmic adaptor subunit: protein MNTQIKSKTIIQGALLISLVALTLVWAGCNTEAKNTPPAQKAAAAPVGVPVDAIVLKAETIKDEMEATGTLVANQFVDIVSELNRKVVRVNVKEGSTVSTGALLFQLDDADLQAQLEQLVQQQKLARLNEQRLKDLIQHRAVIQQDYDQTFTNLKVIDAQVQQLKVMIEKTRIRAPFSGRIGIIHVYPGSFVTPQTVMTNLEDYTRLKLDFTVPEKYAAILREGSRIGFSVESNTKTYTAVVQAHESKLDQNTRTLLIRAVSDNPKDELLPGQSARLKIALNSANNQLMVPSQALMPSSQGYTVYAVKNGKATMVPIQTGQRTDRNVQVLSGLAAGDTLVTSNLMRLSPGSAVQLATINSTQN, encoded by the coding sequence ATGAATACGCAAATCAAATCAAAAACTATTATACAGGGTGCATTGCTCATCAGTCTTGTCGCGCTAACCTTGGTATGGGCAGGCTGCAATACCGAAGCTAAGAACACACCGCCCGCGCAAAAAGCTGCCGCGGCACCAGTTGGTGTGCCGGTTGATGCCATTGTGCTGAAAGCCGAAACCATTAAAGACGAAATGGAAGCCACCGGGACATTAGTAGCCAACCAGTTTGTAGACATTGTGAGCGAACTGAACCGCAAAGTAGTACGTGTAAATGTTAAAGAAGGCAGCACGGTAAGCACCGGTGCTTTATTATTCCAACTGGATGATGCCGACCTGCAGGCCCAGCTTGAACAATTAGTTCAACAACAAAAACTTGCCCGCCTGAACGAGCAGCGCCTTAAAGACCTGATACAGCACCGGGCCGTTATCCAGCAGGATTACGACCAAACTTTTACTAATCTGAAAGTGATTGACGCGCAGGTGCAGCAACTGAAGGTAATGATAGAGAAAACACGCATCCGCGCGCCGTTTAGCGGGCGTATCGGTATCATCCATGTATACCCCGGCTCGTTTGTTACCCCGCAAACGGTAATGACCAATTTGGAAGATTATACCCGCCTGAAGCTTGATTTTACCGTGCCCGAAAAATATGCCGCCATCCTGCGCGAAGGCAGCCGTATCGGTTTCAGTGTAGAATCGAACACCAAAACTTATACCGCTGTGGTGCAAGCACACGAGTCTAAACTGGACCAGAACACCCGCACATTGCTGATCCGCGCTGTGAGCGATAACCCTAAGGATGAACTGCTGCCCGGCCAGAGTGCCCGCCTGAAGATTGCCCTTAATTCGGCCAATAACCAGCTGATGGTGCCATCGCAGGCGCTGATGCCATCGTCGCAGGGCTATACGGTTTACGCGGTTAAAAACGGTAAGGCAACCATGGTGCCTATCCAAACCGGTCAGCGTACCGATAGGAACGTGCAGGTGCTGAGTGGCCTTGCCGCCGGCGATACCCTGGTTACCAGTAACCTGATGCGCCTTAGCCCCGGCTCGGCTGTACAGCTGGCCACTATTAATTCAACTCAAAACTAA
- a CDS encoding efflux RND transporter permease subunit yields MSAISQTSISRPVLAGVMSVLLILFGIVGYTFLGTREYPVTDSPIVTITTVYPGASADIIASQVTKPLEEAIAEANGIRAISSVSREQVSMITVEFNLSTDLEAAANDVRDKVSKSRQQLPTDIEPTVVEKSGPPDILVFLTVKSKTKSLEDVTDFVNINIKESLQSIPGVRLVDSYAGRKRSMRLRMDPVKMASYGLTPSDIQDALQRENVDLPSGRIEGQNNEVTLRTQGRLVTENDFNNMIISQKDGAIVRFRDIGTAVMSSANERTAMIEFSGKTASFGVGTGVQPQRGANSLAIVEDFKKKFEEIKKNAPAEYDIALGKDFTVPVRNSLSEVKETLIIAFGLVAIIIFIFLRDWRSTIIPLVAIPVSIISAFFIMYVAGFSINVLTLLGLVLAIGLVVDDAIVVLENIYSKIEQGMTPIEAARKGANEIYFAVISTTVTLAAVFLPILFLGGITGRLFREFAIVVSGSVLISAFVALTLSPMMSAYLLKAGSAHNWLYRKTEPFFVAINNGYGRSLAFFLKFRWLGFALLILSFGLVYFIMPKLPSELAPLEDRSMIGLAVIAPEGTSYESMESTMKDIGNFVNDSIPDLHAGRTYSGIAASVGTLAQPVNGGFQWIFLKDPKERQSKMTQQQIYQKLAVATQRFRNVMVIPIQTPTIGGFVTTQPVQYVIKAPDLQQLINVMPKLMGAVYTNPKLTFQDPDFKINRPEISISIDRQRAAQLGISTQEIGKTLQLALSGRRYGYFIYNDRQYEVIGQLDRKERSAPYDLRSLFLKAGNSQMVSLDNLVNLKEGISPPAIYRYNQSYAVTINATPAPGVSLGEALQEMDKIAAKELPKGFSTALAGQSRDFSESSSSLIYAFLFAIVLIYLVLAAQFESLIDPFIILLTVPMAVTGAVLSLWFTGQTMNIFSEIGIIMLIGLITKNGILIVEFANQNKEEGQSKMDAVRNAAISRFRPILMTTLAMIFGTLPIAVATGSRQSLGIVVVGGLVFAGILTLYVIPAVYSFFSRAMRHKTATTHPEEQTASPVELTI; encoded by the coding sequence ATGAGTGCTATATCTCAAACAAGCATATCCCGGCCCGTGCTGGCAGGTGTAATGTCGGTATTACTGATATTATTCGGCATCGTGGGCTACACATTTTTGGGTACCAGGGAGTACCCGGTTACCGATTCGCCGATAGTGACTATCACTACCGTATACCCGGGCGCCAGCGCCGATATCATCGCGTCGCAGGTAACCAAGCCGTTGGAAGAGGCCATTGCCGAAGCCAACGGGATCCGCGCCATCTCATCGGTATCGCGCGAGCAGGTGAGTATGATCACCGTAGAATTTAACCTGAGCACCGACCTGGAAGCCGCTGCCAACGATGTACGCGACAAGGTATCCAAATCGCGCCAGCAGTTGCCTACCGATATTGAACCTACCGTGGTAGAAAAATCGGGCCCGCCCGATATCCTGGTGTTCCTTACCGTAAAAAGCAAGACCAAAAGCCTGGAAGATGTTACCGATTTTGTGAACATCAACATTAAAGAAAGCCTGCAATCCATCCCCGGCGTTAGGCTGGTGGATAGCTATGCCGGCCGCAAACGCTCCATGCGCTTAAGGATGGACCCGGTTAAAATGGCATCGTACGGATTAACCCCATCAGACATACAAGACGCTTTACAGCGCGAGAACGTCGATTTGCCAAGTGGCCGTATCGAAGGCCAAAACAACGAAGTTACCCTGCGTACCCAGGGCCGTTTGGTTACCGAGAACGATTTTAATAACATGATCATCAGCCAAAAGGATGGGGCTATTGTGCGCTTCCGCGATATTGGTACGGCGGTAATGTCGTCGGCAAACGAGCGTACGGCTATGATCGAGTTCAGCGGCAAAACGGCCAGCTTTGGCGTGGGTACAGGCGTGCAGCCACAGCGCGGCGCTAACTCGCTGGCCATTGTAGAAGATTTTAAGAAGAAGTTCGAAGAGATCAAAAAGAACGCTCCGGCAGAATATGATATCGCTTTGGGTAAAGATTTTACCGTTCCGGTGCGTAATTCGCTGTCGGAGGTAAAGGAAACCCTGATCATCGCCTTTGGACTGGTGGCCATCATCATCTTCATCTTTTTACGCGACTGGCGCAGTACCATTATCCCGCTGGTGGCTATCCCGGTATCCATCATCTCGGCGTTCTTTATCATGTACGTAGCGGGTTTCAGTATCAACGTATTAACCTTGTTAGGTTTGGTACTTGCCATCGGCCTGGTTGTGGATGATGCCATTGTGGTGCTGGAAAATATCTACAGTAAGATAGAGCAGGGGATGACCCCGATAGAGGCTGCCCGCAAAGGTGCTAACGAGATCTATTTCGCGGTAATATCAACCACGGTAACACTGGCTGCAGTGTTTTTGCCCATCTTATTCCTTGGCGGGATAACCGGGCGGCTGTTCCGCGAGTTTGCCATTGTGGTATCGGGATCGGTACTGATATCGGCCTTTGTGGCGCTAACCTTATCGCCTATGATGAGCGCCTACCTGCTAAAAGCCGGATCGGCACATAACTGGCTGTATCGCAAAACCGAGCCGTTTTTTGTGGCCATAAATAATGGCTATGGGCGTTCATTGGCCTTCTTCCTCAAATTCAGGTGGCTGGGCTTCGCTTTGCTTATCCTGTCGTTCGGGCTGGTATACTTTATTATGCCTAAGCTGCCGTCGGAACTGGCGCCGCTGGAAGACCGCTCGATGATCGGTTTGGCCGTAATAGCCCCCGAGGGTACATCGTACGAAAGTATGGAGAGTACCATGAAGGATATAGGCAATTTTGTGAACGATTCCATCCCCGATCTGCATGCCGGGCGCACCTATTCGGGTATAGCGGCCAGCGTGGGCACTTTGGCACAGCCGGTTAACGGCGGTTTTCAGTGGATCTTTTTAAAAGATCCTAAAGAGCGCCAAAGCAAAATGACGCAGCAGCAGATCTACCAGAAACTGGCCGTGGCTACGCAACGATTCCGCAATGTAATGGTGATCCCGATACAAACCCCAACTATTGGCGGCTTTGTAACCACCCAACCCGTGCAATACGTAATTAAGGCGCCCGATCTGCAGCAACTGATCAACGTGATGCCGAAATTGATGGGGGCGGTGTATACCAACCCTAAACTGACCTTCCAGGACCCTGACTTTAAGATCAACCGCCCGGAGATCAGCATCTCTATCGACCGCCAGCGTGCCGCCCAGTTAGGTATCTCGACACAGGAAATAGGCAAGACCCTGCAACTGGCCCTATCAGGCCGCCGTTACGGCTACTTTATCTATAACGACAGGCAGTACGAAGTGATCGGCCAGTTAGACCGTAAAGAACGATCGGCCCCTTACGATCTGCGTTCGCTGTTCCTGAAAGCGGGCAATAGCCAGATGGTATCGCTGGATAATTTAGTGAACCTGAAAGAGGGAATCAGTCCACCGGCTATTTACCGTTACAACCAATCGTACGCGGTAACTATTAACGCAACCCCGGCGCCCGGCGTTAGTTTGGGCGAGGCTTTGCAGGAAATGGACAAGATAGCCGCCAAAGAATTGCCTAAAGGTTTCAGCACCGCGCTGGCCGGCCAAAGCCGCGATTTTAGCGAAAGCAGTTCGAGTTTGATCTACGCGTTCCTGTTTGCCATTGTGTTGATCTATTTGGTGCTGGCCGCGCAGTTTGAAAGTTTGATAGATCCGTTCATCATCCTGTTAACCGTGCCGATGGCCGTTACCGGGGCCGTGCTGAGCCTGTGGTTTACCGGGCAGACGATGAACATCTTTAGCGAGATCGGCATTATTATGCTTATCGGTCTGATCACCAAAAACGGTATCCTGATAGTAGAGTTTGCCAACCAGAACAAAGAAGAAGGCCAAAGCAAAATGGATGCTGTGCGCAACGCCGCCATCTCCCGCTTCCGCCCGATTTTGATGACCACGCTGGCCATGATCTTCGGTACACTGCCCATTGCCGTGGCTACGGGCAGCAGGCAATCGCTGGGTATTGTGGTAGTAGGCGGGCTGGTGTTTGCCGGTATCCTTACCCTTTATGTTATCCCGGCTGTTTACAGCTTCTTCAGCAGGGCGATGCGCCATAAAACGGCCACCACCCATCCCGAAGAGCAAACAGCTTCACCTGTTGAATTAACCATATGA
- a CDS encoding TolC family protein translates to MKNQYNAHLLAWLVLVILVFAISKTHAQSISLGMNDAVKMAVAHNRELKSDSLNIGRAQQQTIVSKALLLPNIGITGQYQRYFQKPVFFGLGSGAPTTSKAVPYSRFGGDDQVGATVGLVQSLYNPSAVAGLKQAKLYEQQSVLLYRDKEADVTATVKQVYLRMLVLAKRLQLQMESITRNKKALEDSRSLLAQGKALRVDTLRAYTNLQNLQPDIMRLTYAINVSRQQLKVLLALEEKAELTLTDSLSYNVADVLPDESGVYTEALHQRPDLKALELNKTISLSEVDVAKAGKMPVLNLISAYQVQSQANGFKWGGSSWPPVSYAGLQFAIPLFSGNANKAKIARARIGAEQSAVNYTNAQEQLRVSVKQVVANLAETTQRIQVQNKVAETAALSYSITQYRYERGVASRLELLDAELGLTTAKSNYLEAVYDYQSARIDLERVLAAKGN, encoded by the coding sequence ATGAAAAATCAATATAACGCGCACCTGCTGGCATGGCTGGTGCTTGTCATCCTCGTTTTTGCTATATCAAAAACGCATGCCCAAAGCATTAGCCTGGGTATGAACGACGCGGTTAAAATGGCCGTTGCCCATAACCGCGAATTAAAAAGCGACTCGCTGAATATTGGCCGTGCGCAGCAACAAACCATTGTATCAAAAGCCCTGTTGTTGCCTAACATCGGCATCACCGGGCAATATCAGCGCTATTTCCAAAAGCCGGTTTTCTTCGGACTGGGTAGCGGCGCGCCAACCACGTCAAAGGCCGTACCCTATAGCCGTTTCGGCGGCGACGACCAGGTGGGCGCGACGGTAGGTTTAGTACAATCGCTGTACAACCCATCGGCTGTGGCCGGGTTAAAGCAAGCCAAATTGTACGAACAGCAATCTGTTTTGCTTTACCGCGATAAAGAGGCCGATGTAACCGCCACCGTAAAACAGGTTTACCTGCGTATGCTGGTGCTGGCCAAAAGGCTGCAACTGCAAATGGAAAGCATCACCCGTAACAAAAAAGCGCTGGAAGATTCGCGCTCGCTGCTGGCACAGGGTAAGGCCCTGCGTGTGGATACCCTGCGTGCCTACACCAACCTGCAAAACCTGCAACCCGATATTATGCGCCTGACTTACGCCATTAATGTAAGCCGCCAGCAGCTAAAAGTTTTGCTGGCGCTGGAAGAAAAGGCCGAGTTGACCCTCACCGATTCGTTATCGTACAACGTGGCCGATGTGCTACCCGACGAAAGCGGTGTTTACACCGAGGCCCTGCACCAGCGCCCCGACCTGAAAGCGTTGGAACTGAACAAAACCATTAGTCTGAGCGAGGTAGATGTGGCTAAAGCCGGTAAAATGCCGGTGCTGAACCTGATTAGCGCCTACCAGGTGCAAAGCCAGGCCAATGGCTTTAAATGGGGTGGCAGCAGCTGGCCGCCGGTATCGTACGCGGGTTTACAATTCGCTATCCCGCTTTTCTCGGGCAATGCCAATAAGGCTAAGATAGCCCGGGCAAGGATAGGCGCAGAGCAATCGGCCGTGAACTATACCAACGCGCAGGAGCAACTGCGCGTAAGCGTGAAGCAGGTGGTAGCCAACCTGGCCGAAACCACGCAACGCATACAAGTGCAAAACAAGGTGGCCGAAACAGCAGCGCTTAGCTACAGCATTACCCAGTACCGTTACGAAAGGGGCGTAGCATCGCGCCTGGAACTGCTGGATGCCGAACTGGGACTGACCACTGCCAAATCAAACTACCTGGAGGCAGTGTATGATTATCAGTCGGCCAGGATAGATTTGGAGCGGGTGCTGGCTGCCAAAGGAAATTAA
- a CDS encoding dioxygenase family protein — MERKNFLKSLVIGAASASAIIACKKDGVSNTDTSTGTTTTTTGGATTTNGCTVAPDETEGPFPTHTPASYVRSDIRDDRTGYKLTAKLTVVNHNNNCNALSGLLVDIWHCDAAGNYSEYGGTTMQSTNYTSVHFLRGRQTTDSTGTVTFTTIFPGWYSGRATHIHVHIYSASGTSLKVTQIAFPEGANTALVAVNGYSKGMSGYTYNKSDGIFSDDTAGIEIATVTGNTTDGFALSINLAVNA, encoded by the coding sequence ATGGAAAGGAAGAACTTTTTAAAAAGCCTGGTGATAGGGGCGGCATCAGCATCGGCAATAATAGCCTGCAAAAAGGACGGCGTATCAAACACCGACACCAGCACCGGGACAACCACTACCACCACAGGCGGCGCTACCACAACCAATGGCTGCACCGTAGCGCCCGACGAAACCGAAGGCCCTTTCCCCACCCATACCCCGGCATCGTATGTGCGCAGCGATATCCGCGACGACCGTACCGGTTATAAACTGACCGCCAAGCTCACCGTGGTGAACCATAACAATAACTGTAACGCGCTGTCGGGTTTACTGGTAGATATCTGGCATTGCGACGCGGCCGGTAACTACTCTGAATATGGCGGTACCACCATGCAGAGCACCAACTATACATCGGTACACTTCCTGCGCGGCCGCCAAACCACCGACTCGACCGGCACGGTAACCTTTACCACCATTTTCCCGGGTTGGTACAGCGGCCGGGCTACGCATATCCATGTGCATATTTACAGCGCGTCAGGCACATCGTTAAAAGTTACACAAATCGCGTTCCCTGAAGGTGCAAACACCGCGCTTGTAGCGGTGAACGGCTACAGCAAGGGCATGAGCGGTTATACTTATAACAAAAGCGACGGCATCTTCAGTGATGATACCGCCGGTATTGAAATTGCCACGGTAACCGGTAATACTACCGATGGTTTCGCCCTGTCGATCAACCTTGCAGTGAACGCTTAA